The Mycoplasmopsis gallinacea genome includes a window with the following:
- a CDS encoding SPFH domain-containing protein: MSAVAIAVLVIVLVVIFSLAVIILLSTIKIVSETNFYVVERFGKYHKILFKGLHFLVPFIERVVVKDSVKEKVFDFPAQSVITKDNATIKIDTVVYLKIEDPKLFAYGAENPIRAIEALVSTTLRNLIGELELDESLTSREIINSKLTSILDKASDSWGIKVNRVELQNIIPPHEVQEAMVRQMQAERDKRAQILEAEGIRQSEILKAQGYKESKILNAEANKRALILEAEAQKEKSILEAQGKKQAIELLNASEISAQVLNYKAIEELGNLANGRATKIIIPPNLGDVASSMAVAKAVLEEKESKEK, translated from the coding sequence ATGAGTGCAGTAGCAATAGCAGTTTTAGTTATTGTTTTAGTTGTGATTTTTTCATTAGCAGTAATTATCCTTCTTTCAACAATCAAAATTGTTTCAGAAACAAACTTTTATGTTGTTGAAAGATTCGGAAAATATCACAAAATTTTATTTAAAGGACTTCATTTCCTTGTTCCATTTATTGAAAGAGTAGTGGTTAAAGACAGTGTTAAGGAAAAGGTTTTTGACTTCCCTGCTCAAAGCGTTATTACTAAAGATAATGCAACAATTAAAATTGATACAGTTGTGTATTTGAAAATTGAAGATCCAAAACTTTTTGCTTATGGAGCTGAAAATCCAATTAGAGCTATTGAAGCATTAGTTTCTACCACACTTAGAAACTTAATTGGAGAATTAGAACTTGATGAATCATTAACATCGAGAGAAATTATTAATTCAAAATTAACAAGTATTTTAGATAAAGCTAGTGATTCATGAGGAATCAAAGTTAACCGTGTAGAATTACAAAACATTATTCCGCCACATGAAGTTCAAGAAGCTATGGTGCGTCAAATGCAAGCTGAAAGGGACAAAAGAGCTCAAATTTTAGAAGCTGAAGGAATTAGACAAAGTGAAATCTTAAAAGCTCAAGGATACAAAGAAAGTAAGATTTTAAATGCTGAAGCTAATAAACGTGCTTTAATCTTAGAAGCTGAAGCTCAAAAAGAAAAAAGCATTCTTGAAGCTCAAGGTAAAAAACAAGCTATTGAACTTCTTAATGCAAGTGAAATTTCAGCGCAAGTGCTTAATTATAAAGCAATTGAAGAGCTTGGAAACTTAGCTAATGGAAGAGCTACAAAAATCATTATTCCACCTAATTTAGGGGATGTAGCTTCATCTATGGCAGTTGCTAAAGCTGTGTTA
- a CDS encoding YwaF family protein: MTAIEEKLPFLKPGFFSWTGTTPNSAPEYHQISKLSNVIFLIGAILVFITCLLLWIFKRQIYARYQNNKLSPLTKNILIRTAGLFTIFFICVRSGLLLSSNFQRMWEAIPFHYCRLMCLVIGFLLLFNRLEYIKYFGFFSIIGGIVALSLPDLKYIYTITKGDLKQMGVENFIQVDPNNHREFFMVYGQKVWIGDNFFKVNFNNLFFWDFYLIHAFVILSPIVIMILFPMQYRLRTSVISFVIIFTTFLFMYCLNWILDITAPIQWQSNYFYAGLDTVNKIYSKKLGVLTKHPWHFFTYIFFGALFLAISNIFYLYQDNVLFEFSKGKMKVKIIKGENLKYFKEHLS; this comes from the coding sequence ATGACAGCTATTGAAGAAAAACTCCCCTTTCTTAAACCTGGTTTTTTCTCATGAACCGGAACAACACCAAATAGCGCACCAGAATATCATCAAATTTCAAAACTAAGCAACGTGATTTTTCTTATAGGTGCAATTTTAGTATTTATCACATGTCTTTTGTTATGAATTTTTAAAAGACAAATTTATGCAAGATACCAAAATAACAAACTTTCCCCGCTTACAAAAAATATTTTAATTAGAACTGCTGGTCTTTTTACAATCTTCTTTATTTGTGTAAGATCAGGGCTTTTACTTTCTTCTAACTTCCAAAGAATGTGAGAAGCAATTCCGTTCCATTATTGTAGATTAATGTGCTTGGTAATTGGTTTTTTACTTTTATTTAATAGGCTTGAATATATTAAATACTTTGGATTTTTCTCAATTATTGGTGGAATTGTAGCTCTTTCTCTTCCTGATTTAAAATACATTTACACAATAACTAAGGGTGATTTAAAACAAATGGGAGTAGAAAATTTCATTCAAGTTGATCCAAACAACCACAGAGAATTCTTTATGGTTTATGGCCAAAAAGTATGAATTGGAGATAACTTCTTTAAAGTTAACTTTAATAATTTATTCTTCTGAGATTTCTACCTTATTCACGCTTTTGTAATTCTTTCTCCAATTGTGATTATGATTCTTTTCCCAATGCAATATAGACTTAGAACTTCAGTAATTTCATTTGTTATCATTTTTACAACCTTTTTATTTATGTATTGTTTAAATTGAATTTTAGATATCACAGCTCCAATTCAATGACAAAGTAACTACTTTTATGCAGGACTTGATACTGTTAATAAGATTTACTCAAAAAAACTTGGAGTGTTAACAAAACACCCTTGACATTTCTTCACTTATATTTTCTTTGGTGCTTTATTTTTGGCAATTTCAAACATTTTTTACCTTTATCAAGACAATGTTTTATTTGAGTTTTCAAAAGGAAAAATGAAAGTGAAAATCATTAAAGGTGAAAATCTTAAATATTTTAAGGAACATCTTTCATAA